One Xyrauchen texanus isolate HMW12.3.18 chromosome 2, RBS_HiC_50CHRs, whole genome shotgun sequence genomic window carries:
- the znf638 gene encoding zinc finger protein 638 isoform X3: MSHPIYNPLGGTFPNGQRPIMPGQYGSLGSQPGLELGAARLGPGSMSTSRGGLMINQQMPFSLGQHQSQISQDLNATIDQNIRGAREEVRRLTQILQQPKTADTRLRKDTRDEGHSSGGSGYPGTGGASRSDKTDWSLYQVPNQPFASSSLDRTSSSTQVFQSLGFGGSGASSSLDSQPPPEKRPSRYTSESASNILASFGLSNEDLELLSHYPDDQLTPDNLPFILRDIRMRKSKRNISDIDARSKLMDSDPRHGNVIDYGHFSKFGYPEESSDGYASEHQPKESPKYGREVSGPPFSGMDITKPPQPCQAASGPAEVPKIQKPPPVDSRHTKIIPARPSASQSILQLSSRPPSQMPPPSQIPPQLCVRPLMTIDDISRGPSSNWIPFLSPPISIPTPKRLPTPTMMNDYSAATPRIFPHTCSLCNIECVQIKDWIEHQNTNIHIERCRLLRKQYPDWNVEAVSVSRPESKSEHSSSKRHTSSHSYSRSPSPKRQHDSSSRRKRSRSRSRSPQRYRRNRSHSRSRSPYRNTRVSPYRRRSRSPPSQRSRSPGYSSSSRCSPARRSSPRRSSPSWQRSSSSERLAKKLMSSAELSSIADSNTLKAVVKSLAPALLAELAKKRSISTTSSSKGSSSSWRLSSSPSKRSEPSWSSRPSTSRISSSLKSLFVQDVKPKSRDAPGTACLLRLVGIPQGTTSEELTEAIEPFGKIYTAILLKAIKEASVCMERKEDAKALLNCKNLTINGQIIKICMEKDARENERKKSEKAVKTFKRELTTSKPTQSVKVKGTNTVKAPLSAKAKVLPSAKRSPVTKALQKPSDTKKTVQSAKAKPFAKGSEKPVTKKIVKKAIPWRKNIVVISDLPEEVVTEDELTNLAKPYGFISTPVIAIIQQRAYLEMPNTVAAEAMVKAYTETPAKVQEKQITVKMMMQPIDLNYMESLFRVLMGMKKSPEIVTLTERLLIVNNVPKTLEAIKEVENLIQHHGSYKKHLPLNGRVIFEMESAATARTTYSQLLKIRCMVQNNLLAFQLAKPLKVKKKPQAKGAQPPGKSAAREGKPNTTKVQKPVAAATATSEATPTDGTAGAQDKITTVPSITTDKAALSDADIVMTEGEEITAKSTSDNEDKLEADSVTAATCTVEITAGNNVVPNDVALNMAANAEIITPEIKGEIDPHNDTQTDKVAVVMTQETESVKTELEVASSIPTAESAVSFNKADQTEASPINNQNILKDEVVSKELVLTSVEEKAIDKEKLAKDSDVKFKSEMEIVASTACSRETSVETMETTKCTDDIEGSCAPQENENDLESTEHLDTDNNLQQVNDLKPTEPFETDNNPQPNDQTQSDEKLVLSAIASDFIPTSDPASELPSSSDQTVSDSAVNVTPASNSPQTVPEPFDDKTLDFPPVTQEILKALELAVHQCRMQSSLKHAEHEAKQKADAEIKAAEKMTNTFPSSSMAATSNKSAQVVKKKTPTESKSVPSEKEKKPQNSRTRSRQLDTLCPEAASRHRSRGNSEEDSPSTRRSTSSSRKGRHEPSPPSKRLRGHDDDRKSHSKSSHPSRSRSKTSTIVKAKEEETELSEEPFLFNIDEFVTVDEVGDDVEDTVTSSSESSAKGKKFQDEPNPLSTISSNAKSTPANKPKQKTRSRSTTIKTRSSETKDPEVIDTADKMEAKTEETMLVAEDVESQKQKGNEPLEQSVDNQLETVTVEPSIVESESTQPSTDLETSGSAEVDLSVQTETFSIMKEIVDIEPTRPVSSSPVHKEGCQQASTEKSSENAGWSESSAPEMEDEATVMSEFPLHDAMVTLDEVSEGEEDFPEEADEKQHLKDGEVPEAILTVDEVVDEEHGGEEYQLDKELQGLVTLDEIVEEEDEEELDSFNPETLVTLDEAKGDDEEIEEVEQSETKLTGPNQRRPEEPVQSPSHEEDACDLEELRKMNFVTVDEVGEDEEEQPPSEEVKEQKVVKKRATRSKKRARQTQVRRSTRGKREAAKSENMPDEPEMSAEDEPAPTAAKPESPSFASDPVELKKPESLKAESVRVPESSSTGVVYSEEWTGVKDDDNSRKSERAVVDMPDEDKKTAIKEESEQRQETELSEEPKAKKFRSYSPVIEDVPLPPYSPDKSIGVDFVVPKTGFFCRLCSLFYDNEGTAKKSHCSSLRHYQNLEKYYKKLKSQQQGGTTSSQSSASE, translated from the exons ATGTCACATCCAATATATAATCCCCTTGGGGGGACGTTCCCTAATGGCCAGAGACCCATCATGCCTGGACAGTATGGGTCTCTGGGGTCACAGCCTGGACTGGAGTTGGGGGCAGCCCGTCTTGGCCCAGGTTCCATGTCCACTTCTCGTGGGGGATTGATGATTAACCAGCAGATGCCCTTCTCATTGGGACAGCATCAGTCGCAGATTTCCCAAGACCTTAATGCCACAATAGACCAGAACATTAGGGGAGCCCGTGAGGAAGTTCGCCGTCTTACGCAAATACTACAGCAACCCAAAACAGCAGACACCCGCTTGAGAAAGGACACAAGGGATGAAGGGCATTCCTCAGGAGGGAGTGGTTACCCAGGGACTGGTGGTGCCTCGAGATCCGATAAGACGGACTGGTCTTTGTACCAGGTCCCCAACCAGCCCTTTGCCTCTTCTAGCTTGGATCGTACTTCCAGTTCCACACAGGTGTTCCAGTCTTTGGGTTTTGGTGGCAGTGGAGCATCTAGCAGTTTGGACAGCCAACCTCCACCAGAAAAACGACCTTCACGCTACACCTCAGAAAGTGCCAGCAACATCCTCGCCAGCTTTGGACTCTCAAATGAGGACCTAGAGCTACTAAGCCACTATCCAGATGATCAACTGACACCTGACAACCTCCCATTTATTTTACGAGACATCCGTATGCGCAAGTCGAAGAGAAACATCTCTGATATTGATGCAAGATCCAAACTCATGGACTCTGACCCACGGCACGGCAATGTCATTGACTATGGACATTTCAGTAAATTTGGCTATCCTGAGGAGAGCTCGGATGGCTATGCAAGTGAACACCAACCTAAAGAGTCACCCAAGTATGGGAGGGAAGTCTCTGGACCTCCATTTAGTGGCATGGACATCACAAAGCCTCCTCAGCCATGCCAAGCAGCTTCAGGCCCTGCAGAAGTTCCAAAGATTCAGAAACCCCCACCAGTGGATTCAAGACACACTAAGATAATCCCAGCAAGACCATCTGCTTCCCAGTCTATCCTGCAACTTTCCAGTCGACCTCCTTCACAGATGCCGCCTCCTTCACAGATTCCTCCTCAGCTATGTGTTCGTCCTCTGATGACCATCGATGATATCTCCAGAGGTCCAAGCTCTAACTGGATCCCATTCCTTTCACCTCCAATCAGCATCCCTACTCCAAAGAGACTTCCAACTCCCACCATGATGAATGATTACTCAGCAGCTACTCCAAGAATCTTTCCTCATACATGCTCTCTATGTAACATAGAATGTGTCCAGATTAAG GACTGGATTGAACATCAGAACACAAATATTCACATTGAGCGTTGTAGACTTCTTcggaaaca ATACCCTGACTGGAATGTTGAGGCTGTTTCTGTTTCAAG ACCTGAATCAAAGTCAGAACACAGCAGCTCGAAGCGTCACACCAGTTCTCACTCATACTCCAGATCCCCCAGCCCGAAGCGGCAACATGATTCGTCAAGTCGGCGTAAACGGTCACGATCTCGATCCCGGAGCCCTCAAAGGTACCGGCGCAACAGAAGTCACAGCCGGTCTCGATCCCCCTATAGGAACACTCGAGTCAGCCCTTACAGGCGGAGGTCCCGTAGCCCTCCATCCCAACGGTCAAGGTCTCCAGGTTACAGCAGTAGCAGTAGATGCTCTCCTGCACGTCGATCAAGCCCCCGCCGAAGCAGCCCCTCCTGGCAGAGATCTAGCAGTAGTGAACGACTGGCCAAAAAACTCATGTCATCAG CTGAGCTTTCCTCAATCGCTGATAGTAATACTTTGAAGGCCGTGGTGAAGTCCTTGGCACCAGCCCTACTTGCTGAACTAGCCAAGAAGAGAAGCATCTCCACTACTTCCTCATCAAAGGGAAGCAGCAGCAGTTGGAGACTGTCTTCCTCTCCTTCTAAGAGAAGTGAACCCTCCTGGTCAAGCAGACCGTCCACCTCAAGGATTTCCAGCTCTTTAAAG TCTTTGTTTGTACAGGATGTGAAGCCTAAAAGCAGGGATGCCCCAGGCACTGCTTGTTTGCTAAGGCTCGTGGGAATTCCTCAAGGCACTACCAGCGAAGAACTGACTGAAGCCATTGAACCCTTTGGCAAGATTTATACTGCCATCCTCCTCAAAGCTATTAAAGAG GCCTCAGTGTGTATGGAAAGAAAGGAGGATGCCAAAGCTTTGCTCAACTGTAAGAACCTGACAATTAATGGGCAAATCATTAAGATCTGCATGGAGAAG GATGcaagagaaaatgaaagaaaaaaatctgagaaGGCTGTGAAAACTTTTAA AAGAGAGCTTACTACATCAAAGCCAACCCAGTCAGTGAAAGTAAAAGGTACAAACACAGTCAAGGCACCTCTGTCAGCTAAAGCAAAAGTGTTGCCAAGTGCCAAGAGGTCTCCGGTAACCAAGGCACTCCAAAAACCAAGTGACACTAAAAAGACTGTACAGTCTGCTAAAGCTAAACCCTTTGCTAAGGGATCAG AGAAACCAGTTACCAAGAAGATTGTTAAAAAG GCAATCCCCTGGAGAAAAAATATAGTTGTGATTTCTGATCTTCCAGAGGAAGTGGTCACTGAGGATGAACTCACAAACCTTGCTAAACCCTATGGCTTCATCTCAACTCCTGTCATAGCTATCATTCAGCAAAGG GCTTACCTGGAAATGCCTAACACAGTGGCAGCTGAAGCAATGGTGAAGGCCTACACCGAAACCCCAGCTAAAGTGCAGGAAAAACAGATAACTGTCAAGATGATGATGCAACCTATCGACCTGAACTACATG gAGTCACTTTTCAGAGTACTGATGGGCATGAAAAAGTCACCt GAAATTGTCACATTAACAGAACGTCTACTCATCGTTAATAATGTGCCAAAAACACTTGAGGCAATCAAGGAAGTAGAGAACCTGATCCAACACCATGGTTCCTACAAGAAGCATTTGCCTCTGAATGGGAGG GTGATTTTTGAAATGGAGAGTGCTGCAACTGCTAGGACCACCTACAGTCAACTCCTCAAGATTCGTTGTATGGTCCAGAACAATTTGCTTGCCTTCCAGCTTGCCAAACCACTCAAG GTGAAAAAGAAGCCACAAGCAAAAGG AGCTCAACCTCCTGGTAAATCAGCAGCTAGAGAAGGGAAACCTAATACCACCAAGGTTCAAAAGCCAGTGGCTGCAGCAACTGCTACTTCAGAAGCAACTCCCACTGATGGTACTGCTGGTGCCCAGGACAAAATTACTACAGTTCCCTCTATCACAACAGACAAAGCTGCCTTATCTGATGCTGATATTGTTATGACTGAAGGAGAGGAAATTACTGCTAAAAGCACAAGTGATAATGAAGATAAGTTAGAAGCTGACAGTGTCACAGCTGCAACTTGTACTGTTGAAATCACTGCAGGAAATAATGTAGTCCCCAATGATGTGGCACTTAATATGGCTGCTAATGCAGAAATAATTACTCCTGAGATTAAAGGAGAAATTGATCCCCACAATGATACCCAAACTGATAAAGTAGCTGTGGTGATGACCCAAGAAACTGAGTCTGTGAAAACAGAGCTTGAGGTTGCATCCTCAATTCCCACCGCTGAATCTGCAGTTTCATTTAATAAAGCTGATCAGACAGAGGCTTCACCCATAAACAATCAGAATATCCTGAAAGATGAAGTTGTGTCCAAAGAACTGGTTCTTACATCTGTGGAAGAGAAAGCAATTGACAAAGAGAAGTTGGCAAAAGACAGTGATGTCAAGTTTAAGTCAGAGATGGAGATTGTTGCTTCAACAGCTTGCAGTCGAGAAACTTCAGTAGAGACCATGGAGACTACCAAGTGCACTGATGACATAGAGGGCAGTTGTGCACCACAGGAGAATGAGAATGACCTTGAATCAACTGAACATTTAGACACAGATAATAACCTTCAACAAGTGAATGACCTTAAACCAACTGAACCTTTTGAGACCGATAATAACCCTCAACCTAATGATCAAACCCAATCTGATGAGAAGCTTGTCCTGTCAGCCATTGCATCTGACTTTATTCCAACCTCAGATCCTGCTTCTGAACTGCCTTCCTCTTCTGATCAAACTGTCAGTGATTCAGCTGTCAATGTTACACCTGCCTCAAACAGTCCCCAAACAGTACCTGAGCCCTTTGATGACAAGACACTGGACTTTCCTCCAGTTACGCAGGAGATTTTGAAGGCGCTTGAATTAGCTGTTCATCAGTGTCGCATGCAGTCTTCATTAAAACATGCTGAACATGAAGCTAAACAAAAGGCTGATGCAGAGATAAAAGCTGCAGAGAAAATGACTAACACATTTCCATCATCCTCAATGGCGGCCACATCAAATAAATCTGCTCAAGTGGTTAAGAAAAAAACTCCAACTGAGAGCAAAAGTGTGCCATCTGAGAAGGAGAAAAAACCTCAGAATTCCAGAACTAGAAGCAGGCAGCTGGACACCTTGTGCCCAGAAGCAGCTTCTAGGCACAGGAGCAGGGGGAATTCTGAAGAAGATTCCCCTTCGACTAGGCGTTCCACGTCATCATCCCGGAAGGGCAGGCACGAGCCTAGTCCCCCATCAAAGAGATTGAGGGGACATGATGATGATCGCAAG AGTCATAGCAAAAGCTCACATCCCTCCAGAAGTCGCTCAAAAACAAGTACAATTGTAAAG GCAAAAGAAGAAGAGACAGAATTATCTGAGGAACCGTTTCTCTTTAACATTGATGAGTTTGTGACAGTCGACGAAGTAGGGGATGATGTGGAGGATACAGTGACCTCAAGCTCTGAGTCTTCAGCCAAGGGCAAGAAATTCCAGGATGAACCCAATCCTCTCTCCACCATCTCTTCTAATGCAAAGTCGACTCCAGCTAATAAACCAAAACAGAAGACAAGGTCTAGATCTACAACTATCAAGACTAGATCTTCTGAGACCAAGGACCCTGAAGTTATTGACACTGCAGATAAAATGGAAGCCAAGACTGAAGAAACCATGCTAGTGGCAGAGGATGTAGAATCTCAAAAGCAGAAAGGGAATGAGCCTCTGGAACAGAGTGTGGATAACCAACTGGAAACTGTCACAGTGGAACCTTCTATTGTTGAAAGTGAGAGTACACAGCCTTCTACTGATCTAGAAACTTCAGGTTCTGCAGAGGTGGACCTCAGTGTTCAGACAGAGACCTTTTCAATCATGAAAGAAATCGTTGACATTGAGCCAACCCGGCCTGTTTCTTCCTCCCCTGTCCATAAGGAAGGCTGCCAACAAGCTTCTACAGAAAAGTCATCAGAAAATGCAGGGTGGTCTGAATCTTCTGCCCCAGAAATGGAAGATGAGGCAACTGTGATGTCTGAATTTCCCCTCCATGATGCTATGGTGACTCTTGATGAGGTTAGTGAGGGTGAGGAGGATTTTCCCGAAGAAGCAGATGAGAAACAGCATTTAAAGGATGGTGAAGTGCCTGAGGCCATTTTGACTGTTGATGAAGTTGTAGATGAGGAACATGGGGGTGAAGAATACCAGTTGGACAAAGAACTTCAAGGTCTGGTCACACTTGATGAGATTGTtgaagaggaggatgaggaggagcTTGATTCATTCAACCCTGAG ACTCTTGTAACCCTGGATGAGGCCAAGGGTGATGATGAGGAGATTGAGGAAGTGGAGCAGAGTGAGACCAAGCTTACCGGTCCCAACCAGAGGAGGCCAGAGGAGCCTGTGCAATCACCAAGCCATGAGGAAGATGCCTGTGACCTGGAAGAGCTTCGTAAGATGAACTTTGTAACTGTGGATGAAGTAGGGGAAGACGAGGAGGAACAGCCACCCAGTGAAGAGGTCAAGGAGCAGAAGGTAGTAAAAAAGAGAGCTACAAGGTCCAAAAAGAGAGCTCGGCAGACTCAAG TGAGAAGATCCACAAGAGGAAAAAGAGAGGCAGCAAAGAGTGAAAACATGCCAGATGAGCCTGAGATGAGTGCAGAGGATGAGCCAGCACCAACTGCTGCCAAACCTGAGAGTCCATCTTTTGCTTCAGACCCCGTAGAGCTTAAAAAGCCAGAATCCCTAAAGGCTGAATCCGTGAGAGTTCCAGAATCATCTAGCACAGGGGTTGTCTATTCAGAGGAGTGGACTGGAGTCAAAGATGATGACAACTCCAGAAAGTCAGAAAGAGCTGTTGTTGACATGCCTGATGAGGACAAAAAAACAGCAATCAAAG AAGAATCTGAACAAAGGCAAGAGACAGAGCTGAGCGAGGAACCTAAGGCCAAGAAATTTCGTTCTTATTCCCCTGTGATTGAAGATGTCCCCTTGCCCCCATACAGTCCAGACAAATCAATTG GGGTTGACTTTGTGGTGCCCAAGACAGGTTTCTTCTGCAGACTTTGCTCTCTATTTTATGACAATGAGGGAACTGCAAAGAAGAGTCACTGCAGTAGTCTACGGCATTATCAGAATCTGGAG AAATATTATAAGAAGCTCAAGTCTCAGCAGCAGGGTGGCACAACATCCAGTCAAAGTTCTGCATCTGAGTAg